In Pseudorasbora parva isolate DD20220531a chromosome 9, ASM2467924v1, whole genome shotgun sequence, the sequence AGGAAAGGAGTGGTTAGAAGAGAGAGCAGGGGAATAGctgtttccttttctttttgcaGCAGTTCTCAGCAAACGGACATGTGCTCCGAATCACACGTCACTCTAACCACATTACAGCATAAACAAACATCTAGTTTCCATAGTAACATGCTCTGCATCCTAGCAACAGATAGTAATACCAAGATGTAGATATTATTGCATGATAACTTCTAGTGTGCACCTTTTTACCAGAGCATATATTTGTGGTTGTTTTAATTGTGGCTATTTAGTTTATGGATGTGAATGATGGTTTGGATTTTGGATTGTAGTCACAACACACCATCCCACAATCGTATACCATACAGTTGTTTTGTAGAAACATATGCAGAAATGGACACTATCCCTTTGTGCTATTTGCTATTATTCTTTCTTGTGTTGAATATAaagttattttgaagaatgttggcaaacAAACTGGTCcccacactgaaaaaaatatttaaaaaataagtaacccggttgccttaaaatattgagttcattgaaaataacatttttagttaatacaatgaacatttttgagaatcgacaacctttattgaaatattattaaaagattttgtaagcatactgggtaattgtgtgtgttttatttgcgaTGACgcaatgaaacatgccaaattgtgatatttttatgatttataaaaaagtttatgtggttcagatacaataatgttttaagtttctatttattaaaataatttccttcattatatcaaagcaaatttttaatttttgcagcATCATCTTAAGATTGTACTTGATAATGTAATAACAATAGTTACACAACCAAGGGGCCGGATATGGGCCATTTCAACTTTATTCACTGGCTTTTACCAGTATGTCCGTTTACACTGTTTCATTAGTCATTTTTTGGGAGGGAAAAGCTGCTATAACTCTCAGGTTCACCTTAACCACTCTACATACACATTCTTTTAATGTTGGGGTATTTTTATCCAGTTCCTGGATATTCGATCCAGCAGTGTTTTGCTCCAACTAATCAAACAGACATGAACCAGCTAATCACGGTGACTGTTTAAAAATAATAGATAGGTTTGTGTGGAAGTGACATTGAAGGACAGTAACGTCTCCAGGATGGAGAAGACCACTGTAATAGAGTACATTTTATGCCTGACAAGATGACTGTTAAACTTTTGGTAGGTCATAAGCAGACAGGTCAGGTTTCTTCTGCTGTGATAGAATATGAAAGATGGTGTTGAAGTTTAAGTCAGTTAAATGTATTCAGTAAAAAATGACTATGGCTATACAATCTAAATACTGAATATGCACTTtagtattgttttattttttatttttgcctGAATTAATTTGAGTTACTGCATGAATTAGAAAGTAAATCGTATGCTTGTGCTCAGAATTTTCGTGAGGAGCATTAGCAGTTTATTTGAGGGCTGAAGAAAGAGCAGAAGAAGGTGAGAGAGAACATATTACCTAATTTGGCATGTAGTAATGGGCGGATTGGGGGTGGGTGGAGGGTATCCCTCATAAACTTGGGTTAAGTGTCCTCACTGATTGAAAAGTTAGATCCGAGACCGCGCCTACTTGTTTCAGACTGTGCACTTGGAGAGAACGATAACGGGACAAGACGGTAAGAAAGACGCAGAGGATAGTTTCCTTTTATCTTTTTATAAGCAGACATTTCGAGCAGCCAGTACTGTTATGCTTATACTGACATGCATTATTTGTAGCCTATAGGTTGTTTTCTGGATTCTGATGGTGGCAATGCAAAAATGCgttattttataaattatttttatttcttcttTAATTGTGGCATAGTGTGCATCCGTAATCAATCggtcagattaaaaaaaatctaatataaaTTCCATTATAAGCATATTTCCCTCGCGCACCCTTCGAGTGTTGCGCTCTTAGCCTATGTGGAAATCTTGCATTTGGAATGATGACGGAGACATAAATTTACTTTTCTATAGCCTATTTACTGAGACATGTTGACTTTTAAGTACTTACTTAAAGTAAAATTCATACATCTTGTCTTAAGGGTGCGGCACGTGGAGGGGCACGCCCACTAAAGCGGCTCGTGTCTGATACGAATGGTGATCTCATATTTAGCTAAATGTCATTTTCATGTCCTGTCACTTTTATCCACTGTATTCAGTGCATCCATTCTTTGATAAAAAACTTCTATTTACTACTTCCATAATAAACAAAtcgtattttattttatgttttcaaTTTAAGCTTAGTCTAATCATGTTGTTGCTTAAATTCTGGTCTTTTATAAGACCAAATATATAGGTGAAAGATAGCCTATACAAAAAGCCTTTTTTTTCCACTGAAAAACGTTTTGGCTGTCAATACAGTGGGACTTTATGACTTGGACCCTCGTCTAGGTGTCCAAGTCATGTCATGTCCTgttttctcttattttttttccttGGATCTATTTATTTTCCTTGACAATTTCTGTCCCACAAGGAGAACATGAGTAATAGGGTTGCCTATTGAATTTAATTCAGCAGCCTATTTCATCCCATCATGACATAGCCTTGAGTCGACGACAAAACTGAAGCAGGGAGGAGACTCCTTTCACTATTTCTGTAGTAACTAACTCTAAAAAAGAGTCAAAGGGTGGGTGTGGTAGAACTGCAAGTAAGGAAAGAGAGGTTGGGTGAATTCAATGGAAAACACTAGGCACATCCCTCATTTTGCAGTTTGATGAGATGCAGAACATCTGGAATTGATCTGCAAGTTGGAAAATTTGACACTAGACAGAGAAAGAGTGTAAGAGAGGCAGACCGGGGGGAAAAAAACGAGGGAGCAAGGCATAAATGACTCACAGCTTAGCTATTCCCGCCTGTGTTTAAAATATGACTTGTCATGAGGTGAAAGGACGTGTGTTTTCAAACCCCTCAGCTGTCTGTCCATATGTGGCTCGAAATGCATCTGCATggtttttagctttttttttttttacatgtcttTACTACTTTTTGTCCCTTATTTCCTAACTATGTTCTCTTCTGTCCACTTAAGCATGAAAATGTAAACACGTATGCTTCAATTGTTTACTTGAACCTCTCAAACAAAATGAAGGAGGTATTCCTGGCTGTTACAGAACTGTGTAGGAGGGCTGGGAAGGGACCTCAATGCACTGATTGTTAGCCTATCTGGCTCCTCCCACAAGGTTGATGACATATGGACTGTGGGGTTGAGTAAAGGTCTCGCTTGTGTGGAGTTTGTCTAAATTGCTCGAATACATTACAGAGATAATTTCACTGACTCCCAGTCTGGAATCCCGAAACAGACTCAGAGACGTTTTGTTGTAGAGCACCAATTTATTCAGTATGTGACCATTTAATTTGAATGAATATATGGCTTATTATTCTGCAGGTTTCAGTTGGACAATGTGGGGAATTTTAACTACCCATGTGACCAAAATGAAACTATTGTAATCACATCAACTTCGTTTATACTCAGTAAAAAACCTCACTCAGCCTCCATAAATTCAAGTCAGCATTTATTCATGTTGTTGAAAACCTGTATGAGGAAGTGATTTTTATAATCTAAACCGATTTTAAAACACAAGGGATCATATGCGCCTGGTTGCTATTGTAGGAGAAGCGTGACAGATGAAAACAATATGTTTTCTAAAATCAGTTCAATATACACATGTTTGGAATTAAAGATTTTGAGATGATTTTGGACTATTTCAGCTAAATGCAAATGTTTAAGAACCAGCTCAACTTATCATACATGTTTGATATCCTCCGACTGGATAGAATTTTTCTAAATATCTTTGATTTTTGTGTTCCAGAGAAGAAACAGGCGGAAATTAAATCATACAGGTGTGCAACGACAAGAGTTGTGATTACAGATTTTTTGTGTGAATGACTTCATTGTGTTTTAATATttccttttctttattttctccTAGACAACCAAGAAGAGACAGAATAAAATTGGACGTCTATTCCTGTTACTCATAGTTGACTTTAATTGGCCTGTAAATCTTCTTTTTGTGAGCCCATCATGCCGGTGGTGTTGCGTTCCTCGCCTCTCCTGTGGGCCCGTGTGGCTGCCATGGTGTTCGCCTGTGTAGCATTCAGTGTAGCTCTTTATGGAGCGAATCTAACCCACGGCACGGGTGACTGGTGCGTGTTCTGCTGGAGTTTCAGTTTTGTTGGAACTCTTCTGATAATCTTAGTGGAAATGTTTGGCCTGCAGACCCGCACCCCTGTCTCATGGAAGAACTTTCCGATCACGTTCGCCTGCTACGCCTCCCTCCTCTGCCTCTCCGCTTCGATTATATTCCCCCTTTACTTCCTGAAAGGTTTTGCTGGTCGCGATGAAATGATCAACTGCCGCATTGCATCTACTGTATTTTCTTGTCTCGCCACCATCGCATACTTAAGTGAGGTGAGTCTGAGTAAGGCCCGTCCGGGAGAGGTGGCTGGCTACATGGCCACGGCACCTGGGCTGCTAAAGGTGTGCGAGACCTTCGTCGCCTGCATCATATTCGTCTTCATCAGCGAGCCGGTATCGTATAACCAGAATGTGGGGACCCAGTGGTGCCTGTCTGTGTACTGCATCTGTTTCATCTTGTCGGCAGGCATCATCGTGATGTGCGTAGGAGAGTGCACAGGTTGCCTGCCCTTCTCCTTTGCCCGCTTCCTGTCATCATACGCCCTCCTGGCTGTGGGCCTGTATCTGTCCGCCACCATCATCTGGCCTATAtataagtttgacaataagcaTGGAGGCCAGAGCCACAGACCCAACAGCTGTGGCCACAGCATCGGCCTGTGTCCGTGGGACAAGCTGCTGGCCATCACGGTGCTCAGCGCTCTCAACTTCATTCTTTATCTGGCTGATCTTATCTACTCAGCCAGGCtggtttttgttaatgtttaagAGGTTTAGCAAGAACTAATACAAGAAAGCGGAAAAGAGTTAAAAAGCAGAAAGAGGGAAGTGGGTTGGTGAGTAACGATGTAGAAATGAAGTCATAAACTATATTCACTGTtagttatattttttttgtcatgccTGTTTAGCAATCATGTGTAAAGAAGGcaaaaagtttgaaaaaaaaaagtttttttttgtaacaaaatATAACAAATGAAAGATTATATATATGATCCTTCATttgttacattttacattttgtgacaaaaaattgttttgttttttataatattataaaaagtaaaaatgtaacaagtgactatatacagtatactatatatatatatatatatatatatatatatatatatatatatatatatatatatatatatatatatatatatatatatatatatatagtatactgtatatagtcacttgttacatttttactttttataatattatttttgtttctttgtgCTTTAAGTTGCTTTGCATGAAGAATTATTTTATTAGCTACTATAGCTTTGTGAGTTTGTATGAGTGAATGTCAAATTTCCAATCACCACAATATAACACACTTTAGCTCATTCTGGTTTATCAGAATCCATTAAAAACTATGTGTTTGCACTTAGTGTCTGTTATGAAATACTTGATATGTTTCAGTACATTACACTGCTCTTTGTTGTATATGTGCCAAGTCCATAATGCGTAATGAACCGTACAAAATTAATTCCTAAAATGTAACTTCTGTCAGATAAGACGCATTGACAATGAAgggaaatataaatgtatatttggACATATCATTAAACTTTGAAGACATCTTGAATATATTGTTATTCTTAAATACATATTGTACTGTATTCATATTTACGTTATATTATAGCTATATACATGCACGTGGATTTGCAATGCAAATGCTGCAAATATTTTTCTTGTCAAATCTCTAGGAACAATTGCTGTTCTTCTGTACACCAGCTGACAGTTTCAGTTACACAAAGACCTCACGATGAAGAAAGAAAATGAAATGTTGTTTGCTGTGCCTGTGCTCTAAGTCACTGGGATCAGCATGTGCCGGTCACAGACTGTTACAGTCCTCATTGCTTGAATGAGAATGTTTTCATTGTGTTATCAAAGGGCGAGAGAGACCGTGCAGCACTGTGTCTCCCTCTGCTGAGAGGAGAACAGCACACATCACAGTGTTGTGTGAATGTGTAAGCAAGCTCTAAATAAAAACCATGATAAAGAAACAAGCGTGATCTCCGTGCATCAGTATGCTCTCTTGCCTCATTTACTAATGTATACAGTGATTCAGACGTAACCTACCATTTACTCATTCTTTGTTTAAAGATATGATTGTGTGAAAAGATACAGAACATCTGTTGACTCATCATCCCTGAATTTATAAGTCACATACTAGAACATTCACACACAGTGCATTCACCGAGAGGAACATTTAATTGCTCATTGAGTTTACACTTTCTCAGCTCTGGAGACTTATTGGATTGTTGAATTTATGAATCACCTTTGCCAGATGATGTTTTTCTTCACAAATTAATTAGgagaattaaaattaaacaattgATGATATACAGAATGAGGATAGATgaaaattatttacattttatgaaattaatgagctattttgaatgaatcaaCTCAATAAATAATTCAATGACGCACCCATAGAGACAGAGACATCCAAAATCACATTCTCCCCTATTGATGAAAAACAGTAGGTCTATGTGACATAAGAAGCATGTCTGAATTTGCTCATAAGAGAGTAGACAAAATGTACCAGGTGACCTACTACTTTCGACAAGATTTTGAAGTATGCGACTGAAACTTTACtgtcccatgaggccacaggagaggattcatgaatggcagtgaagcgaCACAACTGATGATGGTTTGTCACATTATAGTAGTTCTTACCCTACACCACCTGTCAAAAATGTTGATggttgattcaacaaggtgctgaaagcattctttagaaatgttggcccatattgataggatagcatcttgcagttgatggagatttgccACATCCCAAATATACtatattgggttgagatctggtgactgtgggggctattttagtacagtgaactcattgtcatgttcaagaaaccaatttgaaatgattcacactttgtgacatggtgcattatcctgctggaagtagcaataagaggatgggtacatggtggtcataaagggatggacatggtcagaaacaatgctcaggccgtggcatttaaacgatgcccaattggcactaaggggcctaaagtgtgccaagaaaacatcccccacaccattacaccaccaccaccagcctgcacagttaaacatggatccatgttctcattctgtttatgccaaattctgactctatttgaatatctcaacagaaatcgagacttatcagacaaggcaacatttttccagtc encodes:
- the myadmb gene encoding myeloid-associated differentiation marker homolog; its protein translation is MPVVLRSSPLLWARVAAMVFACVAFSVALYGANLTHGTGDWCVFCWSFSFVGTLLIILVEMFGLQTRTPVSWKNFPITFACYASLLCLSASIIFPLYFLKGFAGRDEMINCRIASTVFSCLATIAYLSEVSLSKARPGEVAGYMATAPGLLKVCETFVACIIFVFISEPVSYNQNVGTQWCLSVYCICFILSAGIIVMCVGECTGCLPFSFARFLSSYALLAVGLYLSATIIWPIYKFDNKHGGQSHRPNSCGHSIGLCPWDKLLAITVLSALNFILYLADLIYSARLVFVNV